CGCGAACGCACGCCGCCACACGAGCTTTACTGCCGTGTACCTGTACCCCGAACACGAAGACGTGGAATTCGATTTGGACATGGCTGATGTGCGCGTGGACACCTACCGCAGTAGCGGAGCCGGTGGCCAGTACATCAACAAGACGGACTCCGCCGTGCGCATGACGCACTTGCCTACAGGAATCATGGCGAGTTGCCAGACGGAACGTAGCCAGATACAGAACCGCGAGACCTGTTACAAGATGCTCAAGACGATGGTCGCCGAGCACTACCGCTTGGAAGAAGAAGCCAAGCGCGACGCCCGCATGGCCGAGAAGAAGAAGGTCGAGTGGGGTAGCCAGATCCGCAGCTACGTGCTGCAGCCCTACCAGCTGGTGAAGGACTTGCGCACCGGTGTCGAGACTTCCGACACGGCGGGCGTGCTCGACGGCAAGATCAAGCCGTTCATCAACGCCTACCTGCTGAGCACCAGCGAGGAACAGAAATAAGACGGGTAAAGACCGCTCGTTCGTCGTCTCAGGTGCGGACATCTATTAAAAAAAATGCCCCGGCCAAAGTCCGGGGCTTTTTTTATGTAATTCCGAACGTTACTTTTTCCAGACGCTAATCAGGCTCTTGTTCTTGCGGAAGGCGAGCCACAGCGTAGGCCAAATGAGCACGAGGTCGCGGATGAGGCTGGTCCATGCCTCAGCCTTGTCTTGAGCGCCTTCGAGTTCAAAGCATCCGCAGGTGATGCCGAGGTCGTTCCACAGCGCCCAGGCGAGCGCGATGATGAAGCTCACGAACATCCAGAAGATGGCGAATGCTGATTCCTTCACGAACGGCGTGAAGATCATCGCGAGCCCGAACCAGAGTTCAAATTGCGGGTAAACTAGCGCAAAGAAGTTGTTGACGAAGTCGACATGCAGCGCCGAGAAGAATTGGTACTGCGCCACGAGGGTCGCGAACTGGTGCGGGTCCTGGATCTTGAAGATGGAGGCGAAGATGAACATCCCGCCGATGCCGATGCGGCAGAGCGTCTCGAGGGCGCGGATGGCGAAGTCCTTTTGCAGTTTGTAGGCGGGCACAATGAGCCCGCAGGCGATAATCACGGCGCTGAGCCCCACATGGATGTTGTAACGGTAGGCCTTGGGCCAAATATCCATGAGCCAGTCCTGGTCGGTGAAGGTGAGGAGGCTCTCGGGGAAGCTGATTTCGGCGACGCCAACGGCCACAAAGAACGAAGCGACGAGGAGGATAACGCCCGCGACGATGGAGCGCTTGATATTCTGTTTTTCAAAGCATTCGATCATGGTCGCCCCCTAGAGAATGTCTGCCGGTTTTTCCATCACGTCTTGCGTGCCAATCCAGTCGACGGACTTGTCGTCGCTTACGCGGATGTTGTTCACGATGGCGAGAACGATGCAGAACAGGGCGATGCCGAGCAGGACGGGCCAGTTCAGCGTCTTTAGGTAGGCGAGAACGGCGTCAAAAAACTTTAGGAATTTTTGTTTCATGGTTCTTAATATACAAATCTAGTTCTTGAAGGTCCAAACGATGCCGTATGAGAAGCGGAGTCCTTCGGGCGTGTAGCCCGAAGCCGGCATGTAAATGCTGTGGTTGAAGTTCTCGATGCGGTTGTACAGCTCGAAACTCAAAATCTGCATGCGGGCTTCGAAGTCGAGTGCCAGGTAGTGGCGCATCTCTTCGAGCTCGGGGAGTCCGTCCTCGTTGATGGTGCAGTCGTAGCGGTTGTCAAACCACTGCCAGTCCACGCGGACACTTACACCCAGGCGGTTGCGCACAAAGCGGTTTTGCCAGTGGATGCTGCCCTTGTAGTACAGTTCCGGAGTGTCGATGAGTTTTTCACTGGCGTCGCGGTCCAAAACCTGCCCGCGTTCGAGGTAGAACTTCCAGTTGCCCAGGCGGAACCCCAGCTGGAAAAGCCAGTCGTAGGTCTCGGCTTCGCTCACGTTGGTCCACTGGAATGCCTGCTCCACCGATTCAAGGCCGTGGCCCTTGACCCAGCGCTGCTTAATGAGGTCGTCGGCGTCTTCGTGGCGGATGCCGAGTCCGTAGAACACTTCGCGGGAGTACCAGCCGATGTTTGCGGTATGGCGGTCGCGGACTTCGGTCTTGAGGTCCTTGCGGGCAAAGCTCATGCGGCCTGTGTCGTTGAATTTTTGTTGCCACACGTCGGGGAACTTGTTGTCGTGACGGAGGGTGGCGTTAAAGCGGAAGTGGAACGGCAAAAGCAGCGTGAGGTCGGCGGAGTACGCCTTGGCGTAGTCGACCTCGTCGTAGAGAGAACTGTTGCGCTGCATGCCGATTTGCGTGCGGAAAAGGACAATCCCGAGCGTGTCGGCCAGCTGGAGGTAGCCCACTTCGCGGTCCTGCTCGTATTCCTTGGAGTATTCGTCTGCCTTGTCGTAATTGAAGGTGTTGCCGGTATTCAGGAACTCGTATTCGAATTTGAGCGTGGGGTTGAGCAGCGAGGCGTAACTCATGTTGAAGTCGCCCAAGAACGTTTCGTAGGTGTAGGCGTGCGTCGTGTCGTAATAGAGCGTGTCGGTGTGCTCGATCTCGAGCGAATCCACGTAGGTCTTGGTGCCGCTCATGACGTTGCCCATGGAGTCGAGCACGATGTCGTGCGTGCCGTAGTGGAAGCTGGTACCGACGGTGAAGCGCTTGACGGGGTAGAATTCAACGCCTGCGCCGTAGGTGACCGCCTCCACGTCGATGGTGTAGGGGTCTGTTTGAAAATAGCGCTTGGACTTGTCGAGGGTGTCGAGAATAACCTTGTGGCTTGTGTTGTCGGCGTTCTCGAGGCTTAAGAAGTTGATTTTGGCGAATGCTTTGCCGAACCCGAATCGCCAGGTGAGCATTGGTTGGATGTGCATGCTGTTGACGGCGATGTTCCTGCCCGAGAACGGGATGCTGCTGGAGTCGCGGCCCAGCGAGAAGTATGGCGAGTGGGTCACGTTCTGGTATTCGTATTCCTTGCTGTCTTTGTTCGATCGGCTCTGTACGCCAAAGTCGAACATCACCGAATCGGTGACGAGCCTGCGGAAGTCGAGGCGGAGGGCGTTGCCCATGAAGGTGGAACGCTCCCATGAGAGGTCGGTGATGGGGGTGTCGAGGAGGGCGCCGTGGCGTTCCTCAAAGAGAATGCCGTTCTCGCCGTTGAGCGAGAGCGCCGTGGCATCGTAGCCTAGGCGTGTGGTGTAGAGTCCCGAAAGCTTGCTGGGGTAGCGGGTCGAAACGCTGCCGATGCCCATGGAGAACGGGTCCAGTTCCGGATTCCCAAGAATGGAAGTGCCCAGCACCCACTCGGACTTTTGACCCGACACGTCGTAGGTGCGCTGCATGAGTTCGCGGTGCTGGATTGCCCAGCGGCCGGCGTCGTTCTCGCGGACGGCGGGGTCGATGCCGTCGGGGGCGTCCCAGGCGGAGTCCTGCGGGGCGGGAATATGGTATTGCTTGGGCTGCATGGGTTGCGCCCCGGCAGCGACGGCCAGGACTGCGGCTGTGCAAACAAGAAACTTTATGACGGTATGCAACGACATGCTTAGAACCATTCGGCGCGGGATTTTTCGCGGCGTTCGCGGAGCGCCTGCACCACGGTGTAGGGCATCTTCATGCAGTTGGGTGTGTAGGGGCTCCCTTCGGTGTGGAAGTCGGAGCCTCCGGTGCCGACCAGCCCGTACTTTTGGGCCATGTCCTTGTACTTGCGCCCCACGGCGCCCTTTTGTGCCGGGCTGTAAACTTCAATGCCCTGGATGCCCCATTCGACCATGTTCTCGATGAACTCGTCGCTGAGCCCCGACTTGTAGGGGTGGGCGAGGACCGCGATTCCGCCCGCGTTTTCGATGAGGCGGATGGTCTCTTGCGGGTTGAGCCCCTTCTTTTCGACAAAAGCGATGCAGCCGTCGCCCAGGTACTTGGTGAAGGCCTCGGCGAAGTTGCCGATGTACTCCTCGTCCACAAGCGTCATGGCGATGTGAGGTCGGCCAATGACCTTGCCCTTGCAGTACGAATGGACCTTCTCGTAGGTGATGTCAATGCCGAGGGCGTTCAGTTTTTTGATAATCGCCTTGGCGCGGGCGATTCTCTGCTTGGCGAAGTCCTCGAGTTCCATGTTGAGGGCGAGGTTCGTGGGGTCGCAGAAGTAACCCAGGATGTGGATGTCCTTGCCCTGCCAAACGGCAGAAATCTCGATGCCCGGGATGATTTCGAGTCCGATTTCTTTGGCGGGTTCCGCAGCCAGCTTGTAACTGTCGAGGTTGTCGTGGTCGGTAATCGAGATGCAGCGGAGCCCCTTGCGCTTGCAAAGAGTCAGTAGTTCCTCGACCGAGAGCGTACCATCGGAAAGGCGGGTGTGCAAGTGCAAGTCCGCGTAGCCGCCTTTTTCGGTGATGATGGTAGATCCCTTGTACACTGTCTAAAATCCGTAATACTGCATGAGGAGCTGCGCCGGCGAAGAGTTTTCGGGGCGGAGGCTCAGGTTAAGGAACGGGTACAGGTCTTCGCAGTTGAAGCCGATGCGGCACCCGGCACCGCATTTTTTGGCGAGGTAGAGCCTGGGGAGGAACGGTTTGCCGAGGTAAATGCATACCGTGGGATTGAATTCCGTGATTTTGTCTTCGATTTCTTGAAAGACGGGTTCCCCATAGCGGCACTCCAGGTCACTGTAATAGATGGCCTTGGCTCGCTTGGCCGATATGAGGGCGTGCAGGCTCTCGTGCGCGATGAGCAAAACGTTTTGGAACCATGCTTGGGGCATGGCGTGCATAAATGAGGAGGAGGTTTCCATGTCGCGAGCCAGGAACACCAGCGTTTTGGGGTTCTCCTTGAGCACGGCAGGGAAGTTGAATGCACCGGACTCTTCGCCGGCCTGTTGCAGGAACCAGCGGGAGAGCGATTGCTGGCTCGCAAAGCGCTTGAAAAAGTACTTGAGTCGATTTGTAAAATACGGTGACGGTTTCAATTTCGTTCCCTAACAGTTTCTACAAAATATACTAATTTAGCGCCCATGGCGAAGACAAAATTCTATGCGATGAAGGGCCCGAACAGGGATAAGATTGTGGACAACTGGCCGGAATGCGAACGGCTGGTGAAGGGCGTGCCCGGAATCCGTTACAAGTCGTTTGCCACGAGGGAAGAGGCCGAAGCTTGGATGCGCGGCGAGGAGCCCGAGGTAAAAAACGGCATCCGCATTTACGTGGATGGATCGTTTACGCCGACATTTGCCAAGGCGGGATGGTCTTTTGTGGTGACCGAGGGTGACAAGGAACTTGCCCGCGGCTTTGGTATCACGGCATTTGATGCCGAGAGCAGGAATATTGACGGCGAAGTCATGGCGAGTTACCAGGCCATGAAGTGGCTTGACGCCAACGACAAGATTGGCACGATTTGCCACGACTACGAGGGCATTGCCCGTTGGGCGCGCGGCGAGTGGAAAGCCAAAAGCAGCATTGCCACACAGTACGTGAACGCTATTAAGCCTTATTTGCACCGGGTGAGTTTTGAGAAGGTGGCTGCCCATACGGGTGTTAAGTGGAATGAACTCGCCGACGAACTCGCCAAGACGGCAATCACGCGCGCAAAGGACGCGCAGGAAGCCGCCAAGAACGGCGCGAAGGTCGAGAAGATTTTGTCTGCCGCCGAAAAGGCGAGCGAAAAATACGAAGACTAGGGCCTACTTGCTCTCGTGCTTGCTTAGGCAGTGGAGGCTTCCGCCTTCTTCAATTACAGTGCGGCAGTCGATGCCAATGACTTTGCGCTTGGGGTACACGCTCTCGAAGTACTTTTGGGCGACCTTGTCGTTGACACACTTGTATTTAGGATAAATTAACCCGCCGTTCACATAGATGAAGTTCATGTAGCTGGCAGGCAGAATCTGCCCGTCGTCGAGCGTGCGCTGCGGTGGGAGTGGCAGGGTGTCGACCTTGGCTTTTTTACCGTAGTGCGCCTTGAGGAAGGTCTCGATGAGGTAGCGGTTTTGGGCGAGGGTTTCGCGGTTCTTGCTTCGCGGACTTTCTTCCCAGGCCATGACCACGCGGTCTTTGGCCACAAAGCGGGCAACGTTGTCGATGTGTCCGTCGGTATGGTCGCCGTTGAGCCCGCGAGGGAGTACCAGAATGCTCCTGAGGCCAAAGGCCCCGCAAAGCGCCTTGATGACCTTGCTCAAATCCTTGGGCGCGTTGCGGTGATTGCCCACGAGGCAATCGAGCGTGGTCATGCCGAGTCCGTCTCCGTTGACTTCGATGGCGCCACCTTCAAAAATGTAGGGGATGCTCTTGCTTATTTTGTATTCAAAAATCTCGGCGAGGCGCTCGGGAATCTGGTTGTCGTTTTTCCACGGCGGGAACTTGGCGCCCCAGGCGTTGAATTGCGTCTGGGCAATCACGGTTTTTTCGCCCTGCTTGAGGAAAAACGGACCGTAGTCGCGAATCCAAATGTCGTCGGTCTTTATGTTGTAAAAACTGGCGGGGAAGGGCCGGTCGGCCATGGCGCATTTTTCGTTGTAAGTGAGGTAGTTCTTGTTTGGGACCAGCACGTTCACCGGCTGGAATTCGCTGATGGTGCGGATCAAATCCACATAGAACCAGCGGATTTTTTCACCGCGCTCGCCGTACCAGTTCTTTTTGTTGTGGGGGAAGGCGAGCCATGTGGCCTCTTGCTTTTCCCATTCGGCGGGGTAACGAACTTCATTCTTTGCCATGTTAATCAGCCCAGATTTTCAAGATGTCTTTGTACAGGTCTACGCGGCGGTCACGGAAATGCGGCCACCAGCGGCGATTCTCCTCGGTCTCGGCGAGGTCGAGTTCCACAAAGGAGGCGCCAGTAAAGTCGGTACCGCACTGGCTCAGTACATAGCCGTCGGGGGCGGCGGCAAAGCTCGTGCCCCAAAAAGTGAGGTGTCCTTCGGTTCCGCAGCGGTTGGCGGCGACCACAAAAGTGCGGTTCGCAATGGCGTGACCGCGCATCACGGTGGTCCAGCTCTCTTGTTGGCGCGGGTAGATTTCCTGGGGCTCCGAATCCATCCATCCGATGGCCGTGGGGTAAATGAGCACGTCGGCTCCTTTGAGGCTCATGATGCGGGCGGCTTCGGGGAACCACTGGTCCCAGCAAATGAGCACGCCCAGCGTGCCGGCGCTTGTTTTGATGGGTTCGAACCCGGTGTCGCCCGGG
The window above is part of the Fibrobacter sp. UWP2 genome. Proteins encoded here:
- a CDS encoding MauE/DoxX family redox-associated membrane protein — encoded protein: MIECFEKQNIKRSIVAGVILLVASFFVAVGVAEISFPESLLTFTDQDWLMDIWPKAYRYNIHVGLSAVIIACGLIVPAYKLQKDFAIRALETLCRIGIGGMFIFASIFKIQDPHQFATLVAQYQFFSALHVDFVNNFFALVYPQFELWFGLAMIFTPFVKESAFAIFWMFVSFIIALAWALWNDLGITCGCFELEGAQDKAEAWTSLIRDLVLIWPTLWLAFRKNKSLISVWKK
- a CDS encoding PHP domain-containing protein, with product MYKGSTIITEKGGYADLHLHTRLSDGTLSVEELLTLCKRKGLRCISITDHDNLDSYKLAAEPAKEIGLEIIPGIEISAVWQGKDIHILGYFCDPTNLALNMELEDFAKQRIARAKAIIKKLNALGIDITYEKVHSYCKGKVIGRPHIAMTLVDEEYIGNFAEAFTKYLGDGCIAFVEKKGLNPQETIRLIENAGGIAVLAHPYKSGLSDEFIENMVEWGIQGIEVYSPAQKGAVGRKYKDMAQKYGLVGTGGSDFHTEGSPYTPNCMKMPYTVVQALRERREKSRAEWF
- a CDS encoding viroplasmin family protein, with the translated sequence MAKTKFYAMKGPNRDKIVDNWPECERLVKGVPGIRYKSFATREEAEAWMRGEEPEVKNGIRIYVDGSFTPTFAKAGWSFVVTEGDKELARGFGITAFDAESRNIDGEVMASYQAMKWLDANDKIGTICHDYEGIARWARGEWKAKSSIATQYVNAIKPYLHRVSFEKVAAHTGVKWNELADELAKTAITRAKDAQEAAKNGAKVEKILSAAEKASEKYED
- a CDS encoding agmatine deiminase family protein, coding for MAKNEVRYPAEWEKQEATWLAFPHNKKNWYGERGEKIRWFYVDLIRTISEFQPVNVLVPNKNYLTYNEKCAMADRPFPASFYNIKTDDIWIRDYGPFFLKQGEKTVIAQTQFNAWGAKFPPWKNDNQIPERLAEIFEYKISKSIPYIFEGGAIEVNGDGLGMTTLDCLVGNHRNAPKDLSKVIKALCGAFGLRSILVLPRGLNGDHTDGHIDNVARFVAKDRVVMAWEESPRSKNRETLAQNRYLIETFLKAHYGKKAKVDTLPLPPQRTLDDGQILPASYMNFIYVNGGLIYPKYKCVNDKVAQKYFESVYPKRKVIGIDCRTVIEEGGSLHCLSKHESK
- a CDS encoding carbon-nitrogen hydrolase; the protein is MKKIKVCTLQGKWTGDFDTNNAWYKAQALALEGKDVDLVILPELFHTPYFPFEENADFFDLAIEKDAPIVGEWQAIAKKLNAVVVFPFFEKRARGIYHNSAFVFERDGSIAGLYRKSHIPDDPAFYEKYYFIPGDTGFEPIKTSAGTLGVLICWDQWFPEAARIMSLKGADVLIYPTAIGWMDSEPQEIYPRQQESWTTVMRGHAIANRTFVVAANRCGTEGHLTFWGTSFAAAPDGYVLSQCGTDFTGASFVELDLAETEENRRWWPHFRDRRVDLYKDILKIWAD